The genomic interval CTTGATCGCTATAGGTATGCCAGTATTCAATAGTAACTTTTTTGCCACCCGCTGCCGGAGCGTTACCGCTTTCATTTTTCGGAGCATTTCCTCCGCTATTGGCAGGTGCGTTATTTCCGTTTCCACACGCCGTAATCGTAAAAGCCATTACCGCCGCTAGTACCCCGTACGAAATTGTTTTGTACCATTTCATAGGATTGACCCTCCTCATATTTATGCTTCTCCTTCATTATGCTTAGATCATTCTTCGCTAGAAACCGTTTTCATTGCGGAAAAGGTGTCGTATTTCACTCCGTTTTAAATGCCGCTTTTTTAGAAAAATAAAGAAGGTGTCTTATCTTTCTGTCTAAACAGAAAGATAAGACACCTTCACCATTTACTTTCCAATTGGCTCGAGCGGAGCAACACGTCCTAACGATATGCTTGCGCCTTGAACAGGAGCCGCCCATCGTACGCCATTCGCAATGACTCTCAGCACATCTGGATGATGGTAGATCGGGAATGTTTCATGTCCAGGCCGGAAATAAAACAACTTGCCTTTTCCTCTTCGGTAGCAGCAGCCGCTTCGAAATACCTCTCCCCCCTCGAACCAGGAAATAAATACGAGCTCATCCGGTGCGGGTATGTCAAAGCGCTCCCCGTACATTTCTTCCTTCGGAATTTCAATATAATCATTTAAGCCGTCCGCAATCGGATGGCCGTGCTCGATAACCCAAACCCGCTCTTTCTCGCCATCATCGCGCCATTTGAGATCTCCTGTTTTAGTGCCTAACAAACGCTCAAATATTTTGGAGCCATGGCCAGAATGAAGAACGATTAACCCCATGCCCTCCATGACGCGTGCGCGCACCTTCTCGACAATATCATCCCGCACCTCAGCATGAGCGAGATGTCCCCACCAGATGAGCACATCCGTATGATACAGCACATCATCGCTTAGCCCATGTTCAGGCTCATCGAGAACCGCTGTCTTTACTTCAAAGCCATCCACTGTTTTCAAGTAGCCGCCAATTGCGTTATGAATCCCTTCGGGATAGATGCTTGCTACCTGTTCATTTTGCTTCTCATGCCGATATTCATTCCAGACTGTTACTTTTATATTAGCCATTGTTAGAAGCCTCCTGTGTTATCGTAATCCAGCGCTCTTCCTGAGTGGATAGGAGAATAGAATCCAGAGTCAGCTGATTGATATAACCATCCTCGATTGTTGCGTCGAGACCATCTTGCTTGCCGTTCAGCAAATTAAAGAAGGACTGCATTTGATTTGCTGCGAACGAATTTGGAATATCGATTTTACGGAATTGCTTATCCTCTCCAAGCTTGATTTCAAGGCTATCCTCTTCTTCAAGGTTGTAGATGAGCGCTCCTTGCGTACCGTAAATCTCGATCCGTTGGTAATTGCCACGGCCAAAAGCGAAACGAGATATGTTCATCGTAGAGGAGCCGCCATCTTCGAAACGGGCAAGCACATGACAGAAATCATCAACATCCACCTCACCTTTGCCCTCTCCATTTAGGTTGTCCCGCTCTTTTACAATCGTTCCTGCATCAGCAATAACCTTCACGGTTTCTCCGATAAGGAAGCGCTTAAGATCGAGAATATGAGAACCTAAATCACCGAGCGCACCCGATCCTGACAGATCCTTGCGGAATC from Paenibacillus sp. FSL K6-3182 carries:
- a CDS encoding ThuA domain-containing protein, with the protein product MANIKVTVWNEYRHEKQNEQVASIYPEGIHNAIGGYLKTVDGFEVKTAVLDEPEHGLSDDVLYHTDVLIWWGHLAHAEVRDDIVEKVRARVMEGMGLIVLHSGHGSKIFERLLGTKTGDLKWRDDGEKERVWVIEHGHPIADGLNDYIEIPKEEMYGERFDIPAPDELVFISWFEGGEVFRSGCCYRRGKGKLFYFRPGHETFPIYHHPDVLRVIANGVRWAAPVQGASISLGRVAPLEPIGK
- a CDS encoding Gfo/Idh/MocA family oxidoreductase → MKKLKIGVIGLGGIANFHIEGILASEHAEIWSICDCNEEALLAKGNELGIPLERQYVNHLDMLKQSELDAVTIGTPNSNHFQIAYDAIIHRKPFALEKPIALDAREAAILRQELANHPIPHMVCFTYRYKTAIRYAKQLLEQGTLGKINHVYSQYLQSWGINEEIPLLWRFRKDLSGSGALGDLGSHILDLKRFLIGETVKVIADAGTIVKERDNLNGEGKGEVDVDDFCHVLARFEDGGSSTMNISRFAFGRGNYQRIEIYGTQGALIYNLEEEDSLEIKLGEDKQFRKIDIPNSFAANQMQSFFNLLNGKQDGLDATIEDGYINQLTLDSILLSTQEERWITITQEASNNG